CTTCGCCCCGCTTGCAGGCGCCCGATCTCGGCGGCCTGCGGCTGCGCGCTTCTCGCGATCATCGCGTGGTACGCTGAGGCCTCGCGAGCGCCCGCATGTCCGATTCCCCCGCAACCACCCCCCACGGCGAAGTGATCGACGGCGCGTACCGCGTGGACGCCGCGCTCGGCGCCGGGGGCGAGGGCGCGGTGCTGCGCGCCACACGGCTGGCGGACGGTCAGGTGGTGGCCCTCAAGCGGCTGCACCTCCACCGGCGCGCGGACGCCGAGGCGCGCACCCGCTTCGAGCGCGAGGCGCGGGCGCTGAACGGCCTCGAGCACCCCAACATCATCCGCATGCTGGACTTCGGCTTCGACGATCAGGGGCCCTACCTGGTCACGGAGCTGCTGTCCGGGCGCACCCTGGACGCGCTGCTGCGCGAGGGGCCGCTGCCGCCCGAGGTGGCGCTCGAGCTGGGCATCCAGATCGCGGCGGGGCTCGGCCACGCACACGCGGAGGGCGTGGTGCACCGCGACATCAAGCCCGAGAACGTGTTCATCGAAGACGTCCCGGGCCGCGGGCTGTGCGCCAAGCTGCTGGACTTCGGGCTGGCGCGCTTCTTCGACAGCGAGCGCTGGGCCGACGCGGAGTCGCTCACGCGGGAGGGCGCGGTGCTGGGCACACCCCTCTACATGCCGGCCGAGCAGAGCCTCGGGCAGCGCGCAGACACGCGCTCCGACGTGTACGCCGTGGGCATCGTCCTCTTCGAGATGCTGGCGGGCGCGCCGCCCTTCGACGCGGAAGACCGCCTGTCGCTGGTGCGCGCGCACGCGATGTCGCCGCTGCCGCGGTTGGCCGTGGCGCGCGCCGCCCTCACCGTGCTGCCCGAGGTGGATGCCGTCCTCGCGCGTACCCTCGCCAAGAGCGCAGACGAGCGCTTCCAAGATGGTGGCCAGCTGCACGCCGCCTTGTCTGCGCTGCCGCGTCCTGCCACGCGCCTCGCCTGAGTACTCGAGAGTCCACTGGCCATCATGAGCGTGACCGACCCCAGCCTGCTCGACACCGTCCACGACGACACGCTCGGTCGCCTGATCGACAAGCGCTATCG
This region of Sandaracinaceae bacterium genomic DNA includes:
- a CDS encoding serine/threonine protein kinase; this encodes MSDSPATTPHGEVIDGAYRVDAALGAGGEGAVLRATRLADGQVVALKRLHLHRRADAEARTRFEREARALNGLEHPNIIRMLDFGFDDQGPYLVTELLSGRTLDALLREGPLPPEVALELGIQIAAGLGHAHAEGVVHRDIKPENVFIEDVPGRGLCAKLLDFGLARFFDSERWADAESLTREGAVLGTPLYMPAEQSLGQRADTRSDVYAVGIVLFEMLAGAPPFDAEDRLSLVRAHAMSPLPRLAVARAALTVLPEVDAVLARTLAKSADERFQDGGQLHAALSALPRPATRLA